The genomic region agtcattttattccctctctcttatttttataatagaaataattgaaaacaaaataaataaaatcaaatgatcctattttcagattttgagaaaattcaaatatgaaaataacgaaatccccaactctctccgtgggtcgttgagttgcgtagaatttctaggaccaaaccaaaatgcaataaaatatgatatgcaatgatgatctaatatataacattctaaattgaaaatttgggatgttacaggcgaTCAGATTGTCTGGAGTCCCCGAGGCCTGCGgggaagcgggcggcggcggcaaggcaCCGTATGTCACCGCGAGGGGCCGGGAGGCCAGGAAGGGTGACATCGGAGCAAGggccggcgcggcagcggcggccgagatcggcgtggcggcggcgggaggtgaTGCAGTGGAAGACATCGTAACCTAAATTGATACCATGTAAAACATAGGGTTTCGGAAACTGGCTCGACACCCTAAaacggggtgtggctatctcattatatagacgTACCAAGAGGTATAATACAAGGCCTATACAAGActacgtatatacagtctaacacttATAGCCTGCAAAATCAACAGAACAGATTAGCCTCATATTTGCAGTATTTTATAATTCGCAAGTGACAATGCTGCGTGCAAGAGCTAAGTATGCAGAGAGCAAAACAGCCAAACAAATTAACAAACATTTCAGCGAACAAATGAATAATGCTCCATTCATGATATACCTGACCAATTCGATCCTCAGCTGAACCATAGCCAATGGTACTTTTCTGTTGAAATGAAGGTTTTGTAGTCCCTAGCTCATCACGGAGACCTCCATCTACTTTCGTTCCTCTGCATAAATCATGACATTTATCAATTATTTCATTTAATCTTAGAAAAGAACCATATGCTACTGCATTAGTTGAGGTACAAACCATTTGCATAGAATGCGCTCGTGTGGGAGTCTTACTGAATTTCTGGACTTGCTTTTTTTGCGAGGGAATTTTCTTGACTTACTAATCTAGAATATTCAAATTCTGGTATCCTCTTTGTGCTCACGTCAGCCATGTGATAAAATATACCAAACAAATCCCTTCATGCCCGTCTTGCATTATGAACAATTTTCTAGACAACTCGTAATGGTCGACGCACTGGTCATGCTTTTATTGTTGTTCCTCATGAGTCATGAGTTACACCATTCAGTGGCATCATGCTTACCCCCTGTGCTTTACTTAGAAGTTCTGGTGGTCATTGCTCACCACTATATATACATCGTTCTATCAAAACCATTTGATATCAGTCCTTCCTATGTTGGTTGTCAGGCCATGAGGTGCTACATATTCCACAATGAGCTTTTGTTGTGGGTCGCTGACAAGCTGAGATTTTAGAAGGAACTGAAAAGAGATCCCCGGTTGTGGCCATGTTGCCCATTTCACAAGATTTCGACTGTCTACCACGCAGCTGCAAACCAGAGCAGCGAGACTAGATTGGCCAATTTTACATCAGTTCAATGGCCACCGCCTGCACAGGCCGAGCGGCGCCGATGCCCGGGGAGCCCTGTCATGTAACTCCCCGTCATGTACATGTCGACTATTGCTAAAAAGAAAAAACAAGCCATCAATTAGTTATATTTTTTGCTACTCTCCAGTATGTTTAAAACCTTCTTTTCCTCCCTCCCTGTGTACCATACAAACAATAAACCGGCACTAATCAAATTCATACTATATGTAGTCAAATGGTCCGCGGGTTTCAGAACAATTTGCCATGAGAGCTCGAGAGCGAAATGATGCAGAGGGCAGCCACTGCAGCGATCCTGGTGAAAAATGACAtatttcatttcatctcattgcatacaCACTCAACAGCATTTTTTCAGATCTTTGATCTTCAAGACGTAATGGATCAATGTTGCCAAAAATGATTAAAACAAGGAATAACAGCAGAAACTGTGGTCGAAGGACAAGGAAATTAACAGCTGGGTGATAATGCAGCACACAAGAGCAGATTACATGGAGCAACACACATTAACCAGCAAAACCGTTTGTACAATACAATACAATTCCACACGATTCAGACATAGCCTTGAGGTTGCCGCGGTCGTTTTCCCCTTCCACATTTAAACAGTTCATTTCGTCCAAGAAATCACCTTGCGAGACCAAGGTAGTAATGACTTCGGAACGGTAGAGGGAGCAAAAGCTATCAATACTAGTACTATGGGGACAAATAAATATATATCTAGAACAACAAACAAAATATCATCGTCGCACTTCCACACGTTATCGGACCTACGAGGTGATAAGAAATAAATTAGCTGGTGCTGTCACCCCGCCAAGAGCTTGTGGTCAAGCGAATTCAGCAAACATCGCAGTCGAGATGATTGAATCATCGACCCAACAACTTAACGCCTaataccaccgccgccgccgccaccaccaccaggtccTCCTGCTTGCCCCCTTGGACCCTTAAAACGAGCAAACTGCAGCCGCAGCTGAGGTGAGCTGCGGTCATGTTCATCAAACTTATAGCCTGCAAAATCAACAAAACAGATTGGCCTCATATTTGCGGTATTTTATTATTCGCAAGGTGACAATGCTGCGTGCAAGAGCTAAGCATCTAGACAGCAAAACAATCAAATAGATTAAAAAACGTTTCAGCTAACAAATGCACAATGCTCCATTCATGATATACCTAACCAATTCGAAGCAGGTGCCTAGCAGACAACACCTTGCCTCAGAATGACCACTAGATCATGAAGAATAGCATACCCTAAATTAGTTTGCTGTTCATTGAAAATGCTTTCTGAACTACGATGATGTTCGCTTCTGCAAGGCGTCATTAAACTCCTTGCATGAGTATGTTACATACATTTCCCTTGACTAGCTTGATTCTATCTAGCCGCAGAAATTAATAATGAGTGACTGATCACCAACCATCTCTCTGGAATAAGGCAGTAGAATAGCGCGGCAAGCATCACTAACGAGTAGTGCTCATATCAGGGATAATTCATCCtggagcccgggctcatctgctccctctcagcaaaaaattcaaaaaaaatactagaaaaattcaaaaaattccaaacttttttgtggtggtagataatttgacgcgtgaggtgcgccccaaaattcaacttatttggacatctgagtagctctcggcaaaaaagacaaatcgggtcaaaacagtgcgtgaacagtaaacatttttacagaccctgattttgtcttttttgccgagagctgctcagatgctcaaatgagttgaattttggggcgcacctcacgggtcaaattatctaccaccacaaaaaaattggaattttttgaatttttctagtattttttttgaatttttttctaagcgtgggtgcagatgagcccgggtgcagattagccgcactCTCATATCAGGGCTTAATATATATCTTGCTAAAATGGGTGGCAAAATGACAGACAGGATGCAATCCAGGAGTATGAGCAAGGCACAATCTTGTTTTAATAGATGGTAAATAATAAATATCACTAGCATTTTCTACTGTAGATTGTTCAGGGACAAGCCTAGTCTCAAGTCCACGTTATAAAATCTAGGGGAGCCTTATCACCTGAACATCATCTACCACCAAGTAGCATAATCACCAATAACCAGTAGGTGCTATGTGAAACAACGGGCGATGACAAAAAAAATGTTGGCAATTACTTCACACCAAAATAAAGGATATATAGTGACTTAAGTTGAATGAGTTTGATTCTACTAACACAACCTGACAATATTGGCTTTTGGCTAAAGGATTCAAATGACCACAATTCCTCACAATGTTACAAGCACCTATGCGAACTTTGGGACATGAATTATTCGAATTTATGCGTATGGTAGAACTATGAGATAATTGGCActccaaggaaaagaaaagaaatcataCTCCCTCTAAAGAATATAagatcatttagatcactaaagtagtgatctaaacgatctcagatttctttacagagggagtactagttaagAACAAACAGAATATAGAGTATCTATTCATGCCAAGTTCACCGATTTCACCTTGCAAAGCTTCCATGGCAATAGCTGCTTGAGAAGCATTAGTGAAATCAACAAAACAGAGGACGATTGGGTCACCACCAGGCTGTCAGAAGCGAAGAGTTAGAAgaataaatgaaaataaaatgtGAGAGAAGACCTGGCAAACGCCCAACAGCTCACTTACATGTCTTGGTTCTTTGTTCACAAGTCTCACCTCCTGAAAACCAACAAATGGTCGAAAGATATCTGGGTGGAAAAGTGAAGGACCAACAGCTAGAACATGAGGCATATTATGAGGGGCAACAAGTGCAGAGAGTTACAAAAAAGGTGTAGGTTTTAAGGATACGAGAAACTTCTCGGCGTTcacaatcaggagggatgccttcaATGAACAAGGTGTTTGAGGCATCTGGGGGAAGGGGAGGCTCTGGCATTCCACCACCAAAACCAACATTCCTGCCATTCATACCCCCAGCAGCCATGCCCGGACGATCATCAGCTTGGTAGCCACCAGCACTGGCTCCCGCGGTAGGCCTGACAGATCCACCAGCAGGTCCAGCGCCATAGGACTGAATTTGCTGAACATAAGAAGAAATGTTAGCTGAGAGTGTTGTTTAGAAAATGAGTAATCAGGAAAAAGGATGACGTATACCCCAGTACGCAGAAAACGCTCATAGGAAGCATTAAGAGCCTGTGTATCTCTCACGGCAGCATATCCTGGCCTTTCTTCATCACGAGGGTAATAGCCCGCCATCTCAGGAGCACCATGTCCATCTACAAAGGGGAGGAAAGCTAGCAGTAAATACAGGTCCCAAGACATATTTTTGCAGGGCTTTTCCCAGAACATTTATAGTTTTATAGCAACGATAGAATTAGAGACGGTGCTCTCTGCCTCTCTCGAGCCATCCGTTTAATGTGCTGGATTCGGATATTGGTTGAGAATATAGGCCAAAATCACTATTTTGACCTTGTCGGGATGCTTTTCCCAGAACATTTATAGTTTTATAACAACCATAGAATTAGAGACAGTGCTTACTGCCTCTCTCAAGCCATCCGTTTAATGTACTGGATTTGGATATTGGTTGAGAAGATAGGCCAAAATCACTATTTTGACCTTGTCAGGATTTTTTAGCATGATCTGAACCCTTCCAGATTTTTTAGCACGATCTGACCCTTTTGGTAACACCAAGCCTTGTGGCGTTTCTGCCCCACCTAGACACGCCAAACCGGGCAGCATTTCTTCCCTAAATAGACAAGTGGCCACGAGCACACATTGCTGGAAACGCCACAAGCAATGGTGTTTCTTCTTGGGGCAGCAACACCACAGGCCACGGCGTTTCCAGTAACGCGCTGTGGTTTGGCCTTCCTGCCCTGCCACGTAGGAGGTGAAATGCACTCGACCAGGTCGTGACCAGGCCAGAAACGCCCCGCGGTTTGCCGTTTCTATGTGCGCCAGAAACACTGGAAGCCATGGCGTTGCATAAAAGAGTCAGATCGTGCTAAAAAATTTGGGGGAGGTCATTTTGTGTTGAAGTTTTCTGGcaaggtcaaaacagtgattttGGCCGAGAAGATATACTGAAACCAGCGTGGCATGGATAATAACTTATTTTCTCACTTGCAGTCATCACAACTCATAAACGACGACTAGAACCAAGCAAACAAATCAAAAGTTCATAACAAAATCTGCACTTTTCATCCAGCTTCATCCTAAATCGAAACCCCAAGCATGCAAAATCTCAGTCCCAGTCTGCGCTCACACGGCAGCGCCTTCAAAAGCCGACGAGGCTTAACGCGTGAATCCACCTGGACGGTACCGATTTCAGCACCATTAAACCGAGAGATCGCGCAAAATTACCATGGGAGTCACCGCTTTCAGGGGCCGATGGCCTGAAATCTACGCCCCTGGATGCAAATTCCCCACAAAATACGCTTGATTTCGCGTCAGTGACAGTCAGCGCAGAGCTCAGGCGACTCGAACGGAGGCAGCGAGCGCACGCCTACTCCGGGGCGGCGTCGGCCCGGGCGCAGGCCAGGGCGAAGCGGATCGATTCGACCAAACGCGGCGGCGCTAAAACCCTAGACGTCCGGATCAGGAGGGGCGAGAGAAGGAACGGATCAGGCCGGGGGGAAAGAGGGtgcggaggagggagaggggaggggagcGAACCGGCGGAGTAGTCGCCGGGGCGGGGGCGCTTGAGGGGCTGCTGCACTGCGGCGGCCGCCGCGGCCAGCGACGACTGCGGGGCCCCGGCAGAGGGGGGAagcatctgctgctgctgctgctggcgctGGAGGTCGGCGTACCGCCAGTACGCGTCCGCCatggctgccgccgccgcgccggccggaGGTTCTGGATGCGCCGGAGAGAGAGAGTGGGTGAGGGACGGGAGGGGGGGAGCGTGTCGAGCTCTTTTTTTTCGGACAAGCAGGCGGCTGGATCACACCGTCGGCTCCTCTGGCACGCACACGGCGTGGACGGTCCGGATCGGCTCCACGAGCGCGTGCCGGGACCCGTCCGTCACGCCGCAGTAGCCTCGAATGAGATTTTTTGTCGAAAGAGACCACCTGCGTAATTGAATTGCCAGAAAAGACCCCCTCTAAGATGATTTAACAAAAAGGACCCCTCGACCGTGGCGGCAGGCGCgtcaggcgacacgtggcacctgccacCACGGTGCGAGGCGGCGGCTCCTGCCGCCACGGCGTCAGGCGGCAGACTGCATGAAACGGAAATCGGCTGGCGCGCCGGAACGGGCTGGCGCTATGGACCCCTGCCGCTTGAGGGGCTGGCGGCAGGACTGTAGCAGCCGGGCCCGGCCGCCTCAGAGGCTGGCGGCAGGCATGCTGTAGCAGGTGGTCTCTTTGACAAAAATTCATGTCTGTACCCTGCGTCGCGCATGTACGGCAATACTTTGCTTTGTTTAAAGAGGTGGACGTCATAtgggcatgcatgcatgaataagGCCTCTGCTCGTGTTAACTAATGGAGTACTAGTAACTAAGCAAGGAATACAGGCCAGCCGATGAACAGGCCTGCCGCCAGCCCCTGAGGCGGCCGGGCCCGGCTGCTATAGTCCTGCCGCCAGCCGCTCAGGCGACAGGCGCCAGCCCGTTCCGTCGCGCCAGCCGATTCCCGTTCCACGCAGCCTGCCGCCTGACGCCGTGGCGGCAGGGGCCGCCGTCTCAcaccgtggcggcaggtgccacgtgtcgcctggcgcgcctgccgccacggTCGAGGGGGTCTTTTTTGTCAAATTGTCTCAGAGGGGGTCTTTTCTGGCAATTCAATTGCGCATGTGGTCTCTTTTGACAAAAAATCCTCGAATGAAAGTGGGCCGAGCTAGCCTAAAAAACAAGCCCAATATCTCAGAACTGGTAAAGATGTGGGTACCATTCGACATGAGTATGTAACGGAGTGCTCGAAAGGCAAGGTCTCAGGATGGAAAGGACAAGGCCTATCTAAAGCAGCACGAGAGGTACTTGTCAAATCGGGGTTGCAATCTACACCAACTTTCACCATGAGCTGCTTCCAACTCACAAAGAAAATGTGCGGAAACCTGAAGTCAATTTCGTCAAACTTCTGGTGGGGTGAAGCAAATGGAGAAAAGAAGGTGCATTGGGTAGCATGGGAGAAGATGTGCCTGGCAAAGAGGGAAGGGGGGCTGGGGTTCAGAGACCCAGTAGCTTTTAACCAAGCCTTGCTAGCTAAGCAGGCGTGGCGAGTGCTGCAATGCCCGGAATCCCTCTGCGCTAGAGTCTTGAAGGCTCGGTACTATACAAACGGCTCTATCATGAACGCTACTTGCCCATCCGGGGCGTCATACACCTTCCGGAGTATGATTTACGGACGGGACCTGCTACGAGAAGGCATGATCTGGCGCATAGGTGATGGGTCAAAGATCAACGTCCATCACGATAATTGGATCCCGAGGCGTGGCAGCATGAAGCCGTTGGGGCAAACGTTTATTCCAGGGGCTACCAAGGTGCAGCACCTAATGACACCGGATGCGCAGGGATGGAACGAGGAGCTGGTGGATGATATGTTTTCACCAGATGATGCAAGAGATATTAAGCAGATAGCTATTGGTGGGCCGAACATGGAGGACTACATGGCTTGGAACTTTACGAAGAACGGGCTGTTCACGGTAAGATCAGCCTATCACCTGAGGATGGCATTGAATGGGGTGAAGTCCGGACGGCCGGGCCCTTCCTCCTCGGTCAATGCACACAAGGGTTGGCTAGCGCTGTGGGATGCTTGTGCTCCAAGCAAGGCAAAGATTCATATGTGGAGACTTATGAGAAATGGACTAGCTATTGGGACAGAGCTTCATCGGCGGCATATTAAGCCAGGGGTGTTTTGCGTGGCATGTGGACGGGACTCCTCCATCGTTTTTGGACATGTCCGCACTCAACCTTCTTCTGGAGGATGATGCGCTCGGAGAAAGGAGTTATGGTGGCAGCCCCACCGTGTCAGATCGATTCCTCGAGCGCACTATCATCATGGCTGCTTGGGTGGTTCGCGGAAGCAGGAGAGGAGGAGAGAGCCACGATGATCCAGGCTTGCTATGGGTTGTGGCTGGCAAGGAATGAGACAAGGGACGGAAACAGGATTGCACCACCACATGAAATACTGAACTCTGTTTGCGCGTATATGGCCGAATGGTATGCTGTTCATAGGAAGGAGACCCAAGCAAAAGCCATCAAAGAAGCTGCCAAGTGGACACCGCCGAACCAAGGATGGATCAAAGCTAACGCTGATGGTGCGGTCTCCAAGTTTGGCAACAAGGGAGGAGTGGGAGTCATCCTGCGTGGCCACGCGGGGGACTTTCGAGCAGCAGCATGTCACGTTTATCATCATGAGTCTGATCCTGAAAGTGTGGAGTTGCTTGCATGCAGACGCGTCGTCCAACTAGCTGCCGAGATCAACGTCAGGAAACTCCATCTGGAGACTGATAACCAAACAGTGGCGTCGATGCTTCAAGCGAGGAGAAAAGCTTGGCTGCCTTGGGGCCAAGGGTGCAAGAGATCAAGGACATGTTCAGGTTTTTCGACGATGTGAAAGTATCATGGGTGGGTCGTTCTGCG from Triticum aestivum cultivar Chinese Spring chromosome 4A, IWGSC CS RefSeq v2.1, whole genome shotgun sequence harbors:
- the LOC123088262 gene encoding nuclear speckle RNA-binding protein A; protein product: MADAYWRYADLQRQQQQQQMLPPSAGAPQSSLAAAAAAVQQPLKRPRPGDYSADGHGAPEMAGYYPRDEERPGYAAVRDTQALNASYERFLRTGQIQSYGAGPAGGSVRPTAGASAGGYQADDRPGMAAGGMNGRNVGFGGGMPEPPLPPDASNTLFIEGIPPDCERREVSHIFRPFVGFQEVRLVNKEPRHPGGDPIVLCFVDFTNASQAAIAMEALQGYKFDEHDRSSPQLRLQFARFKGPRGQAGGPGGGGGGGGGIRR